The following DNA comes from Stigmatella erecta.
CCACGAAATGGGGCAGATCCTCCGGCAGCATCCGCCGCATATTCACTGTTCCCTTCGATCCGTCAACGGAGGAGCGGGGCTACCCTCCAGGTCGAGTCCTGGTGGAGCAGGAACAGCCCGGCGAGCCCGGACTTCGGCCACCTCTCGCGCCATGCGGGCCCTCAGCTCGGGGTCCAGCCGGCCATCCACCACCACGTCTCCCTCCCGCGCCTCGCGGGGCAGGGTGGCGCGGTCCACGCTCCGGGCCCGCCCCGTGTCCAGCTCCACCACCTGGGCCCGTGTCTCCTCCATCACCTCCACCTGCCAGCCGCCGCTTCCGAGCACCGCCGCCATCACCCAGGCCCCCCCGCCGTGTCCCATCTGGAGCAACCCTCCCCGCCCGGCAGCAGCCCGCGCTCCAGCAGCGACACGTACGCGCCGTCGCCCAGCACCAGGTGGTCCAGCACCTTGATGCCCAGAAGCTGCCCCGCCTCGGCCAGCTGCACGGTGAGGCTCACGTCCTGCGCCGATGGTTCGGGATCTCCCGAGGGATGGTTGTGCGCGAACACGAGCGCGCTGGCCCTCAGGTGGAGCGCGGCGGCGTACACCTCGCGCGGATCCACCAGGCACGTGTCCATGGTCCCCTCGGCCACGCGCACGTCCGCCAGGAGCACGTTGCGCGGGTTGAAGCACAGGACGTGGAAGACCTCCCGCCGCAGCGCGCCCAGGGAAGGGGCCAGGTACGTGTGAATCTCTCGCGGCGTCCGCAGCCGGGGGCGCCGCTCTGTGGCCCGCTGGGCGCGACGGCCGAACTCCAGCGCCGCGAGCACCTGCGCCGCCCGCACGGGCCCCAGCCTGGACCGTGCACACAGGTGCAGCGGATCCATGTGGAGCAGGGCCTTGAGGCCGCCCCGCCCGGAGACCAGCTCCTCGGCGAGGTGCTTGGCCCGTGTGCCCGGCACCAGGAGCACCGAGAGAAGCTCCGGATCGGTGAGGGCCGAGGCCCCCAGCCGGAAGAGGCGCTCCCGCACCTCCTCCTGCCCTGAGCGCCGTGCCCTCACCGACCCTTTGCCCGCGGATACCGCCCCTTCCACCGTCCCCATCGCCGCCGCCCGTTCCATCCTGCCCGCCCTCCGCGCCAGAAGGGCATAGCAACCCACGTGCCAGACCCTATCCCCTCGGTAGAGGGGCGCGCACCCGTCCCAGGGGGTGGGCAAACCGTCCCGTTTCGAGACGGCCTCAGTCCTGGCTCAGACGCTCCGCGAGCAGGGGCAGCACTTCGCCCGCGCGGGCCTCCAGCACCACGTTCGCCAGGGCCGCCCCCCGGCACTCGCCGATGTTGACGAGCGCGATGGGCATGCGCCGCTCGGCGGCCCGGGTCACGAAGCGGTAGCCGGAGAAGATGGCCAGGGAGGAGCCCACCACCAGCAACACGTCCGCCTCCTCCAGGAGCGCGAACGCGGCCTCCACCGTGGGGCGGGGGACGTTGTCCCCGAAGAACACCACATCGGGCTTCAGGGGCCCGTCACAGTGCAGGCAGTCCGCCACCTGGAACGCGTGAAGGGCCTCGGAGGACAGGTCGGCGTCCCCATCGGGCCGGAACTCCACCACGTGCTCCAGGAAGCCCGGGTTGAGCGCGAGCAGGCGCTGCTGCAGGGACGCCCGGGGCTCCAGCACGCGGCAGCTCAGACACCGCACGTCCGCCAGCGCCCCATGCAGCTCGATGACGCGCGCGCTCCCGGCGGCATGGTGCAGCCGGTCCACGTTCTGGGTGATGAGGCCCTGCACGTGCCCGCTCCGCTCCAGCGAGGCCAGCGCCTGGTGCGCGGCATTGGGCTGGGCGGAGGAGAACCGTGGCCAGCCCAGCAGGCTCCGGGCCCAGTACCGCGCCCGGACCTCGGCCCGGTCCAGGAACTCCCGGTGCTGGATGGGGTTGCGCGCCCGGGCCCGGGTCCCGGGGCCGCGGTAGTCCGGAATTCCTGACTCGGTGCTGCACCCCGCGCCCGTGAGCACGGCGGTGCGGCGGCCTCGCATCAGGTGAACCAGGGCCTCCACCTCGGAGGGCGCGGAAGCGGGGGACGGGGGCACGGGGAGTGCGGACATGGCGGGAACCTAATAGCGCCCAGGCCCCTCTCTCGCAGGATCGGCTGGCGCCCGCCGGAAGCCACCTTGGCGGGCCCCCAGGCAGCCAGGAGGGGGCACCCCCGTGGCTCAGCGCGTCACCGAAACCGACACGCTCCCCAGCCCCTCGACGGTGAGCCGGACCTCATCGCCGGGATGGAGCATGTGGGCGGCGGTGGCCGCGCCGGCGAGCACGATGCTCCCGGCGGGCAGCGCCTCTCCCCGCTCCGCGAGCAGCTCGCACAGCTGGACGACGGACAGGAGCGGGTCCCCCGAGATGGCGCTGGAGAGCGCCGACTGCACGGGGGCGCCGTTCACCTCCAGGGACATCCCGAGCTGGGCCAGCACCAGCTCGCGGAGAGGACGTTCAAGGGTGCCCAGCACGAACATCGAGGACGAGGAGTTGTCCGCCACCACGTCCGGCAGGGAGAAGTACTTGAAGTCGAGGTAGCGCGAATCGAGGATCTCCATCGCCGCGAACACGCTCTCACACGCCTCCAGCGCCTCCTCCCGGGAGATGCGCCCGCGCAGCTCGCGCGAGGTGCGGAAGGCGACCTCCGGTTCAATCTTGGGGTGGATGAAGCCCTGCAGCCGGAAGACGCCGCCCGCGGGCACCTGCATCGCCTGGGTGAGCACCCCGTAGACGGGGGAGTCCAGGTTCATCTGCTTGCGCTTGGCCTCGGAGGTCAGTCCCATCTTGAGGCCGATGACGCGCTCGCCGCGCTCCTGGCGCAGGCGGATGCCCTCGGCCTGAATGGCATAGGCGTCCTTCAGCGTCAGGTCCGGCAGGGACCGGGTGAGGGGCGGGATGGACTGGGCCTCGAGCCGGGCACGGTCCAGCACGCGGGCCAGCTCCGGGTGATTCGTCATGGGCATGGGTGGGCTCCCTCGGACGCCCGGCAGCTTCAAGGCGGTGCGCGGGCGAGGCAAGGGGCATCTGCTTGCTATGTGAAACCCTGGGCGGACGGCGGTGGGCCGGGGCAGTTCACCGTGTTATTCGAGGCGCAAGGTCTCCCAGGAGGGTGCCAGCGTGCAGAAGGTCCTCAACTACATCGGTGGGGAGCTGGTCCCTCCCACCTCCCAGCAGTGGCTCGACAAGCCCGAGCCGGCCACGGCCGAGCTGTACGCCCACGTGCCGGACTCGGACGAGACGGACGTGCAGCGCGCCGTCGAGGCCGCCACGAAGGCCTTCCCCGCCTGGTCCGCCATGCCCGCGGTGGAGCGGGCCCGGCTGCTGCGCCGCATGGCCAGCACGATTCAGGCCCGCATGGAGGCCTTCGCCCGCGCCGAGTCCATCGACACGGGCAAGCCGCTCGCGGTGGCCACCAGCGTGGACATCCCGCGCAGCATCCTCAACCTGGAGTTCTTCGCCGACGCGGTGACGCAGTTCTCCAGCGAGGCCCACGCCACGGACGCGGTGGCGCTCAACTACACCCTGCGCGCGCCGCTGGGGGTGGTGGGGTGCATCTCGCCCTGGAACCTGCCGCTCTACCTCTTCACCTGGAAGATCGCCCCCGCGCTGGCCATCGGCAACTGCGTGGTGGCCAAGCCCTCCGAGGTGACGCCCATGACGGCCTTCCTCCTGGCGCAGGTGTGCCAGGAGGTGGGGCTGCCGCCGGGGGTGCTCAACATCGTGCACGGGCTGGGGGCCAAGGTGGGAGCGGCCCTGAGCCGCCACCCGGACATCGCGGCCCTCTCCTTCACGGGCAGCACGCGCACGGGGGCGGAGATCGCCCGCACCGCGGCACCCCTCTTCAAGAAGCTCTCGCTGGAGATGGGGGGCAAGAACCCCAACGTCGTCTTCGCGGACTGCGACTTCGAAGAGGCGCTGGCCACCACCGTCCGCTCCTCCTTCTCCAACCAGGGGCAGATCTGCCTCTGTGGCCCGCGCATCTTCGTGCAGGCACCGATCTACGAGCGCTTCAAGGAGGCGCTGGTGGCGCGCACGCGGGCCCTGAAGGTGGGAGACCCCCTGGAGCCGGGGACGGAGCAGGGGGCGCTCGTCTCCCAGCAGCACTTCGAGAAGGTGATGGGCTACATCGATCTGTCCGTCCAGGAGGGCGGCCGGCTCCTCACCGGAGGCCGGCGCGCGAAGCTGGAGGGGCGGTGCCGCAACGGGTGGTTCGTGGAGCCCACGCTCGTGGAGGGGCTGGGGCCGGAGTGCCGCACCAACCAGGAGGAGATTTTCGGCCCGGTGGCCAGCCTCATCCCCTTCGAGCACGAGGAGGAGGTGCTCGCCTGGGCCAACGCCACCCGCTACGGGCTGGCGGCGAGCGTGTGGACGAAGGACCTGAGCCGGGCGCACCGCTTCGCCGCGAAGCTGCACAGCGGCATCGTCTGGGTGAACTGCTGGATGCTGAGGGACTTGCGGACACCCTTCGGCGGGGTGAAGGACTCCGGGGTGGGGCGGGAGGGCGGCCACGAGGTGCTGCGCTTCTTCACCGAGCCCAAGAACGTGTGCGTGAAGCTATGAGCCAGGACGAGCGAATCGAGTCGAAGCGGGCCCCGGAGCCGGTGGGCCTCTATCCCCACGCGCGGCGGGTGGGCAATCTCCTGTTCCTGTCGGGGGTGGGCCCGCGCGAGCGCGGCACGAAGAAGATCCCCGGCGTGGAGCTGGACGGGGAGGGCAACATCGTCTCCTACGACATCGAGGCGCAGTGCCACTCGGTGTTCCGCAACGTGCGCTACATCCTGGAGGAGGCGGGCTCCTCGTGGGACCGGCTGGTGGACGTCACGGTGTACCTGACGAACATGAAGGCGGACTTCCCCACCTACAACCGGCTGTGGGCCGAGTACTTCCAGGGCAACCCGCCCTGCCGCACCACGCTGGAGATCAACCGGCTGCCCACGCCGATCGCCATCGAACTCAAGTGCATTGCCACCCTGGGGGACTGAGCCATGGGACGCCTGCAACCCATCAACTTCAAG
Coding sequences within:
- a CDS encoding DUF3006 domain-containing protein produces the protein MGHGGGAWVMAAVLGSGGWQVEVMEETRAQVVELDTGRARSVDRATLPREAREGDVVVDGRLDPELRARMAREVAEVRARRAVPAPPGLDLEGSPAPPLTDRREQ
- the radC gene encoding RadC family protein encodes the protein MERAAAMGTVEGAVSAGKGSVRARRSGQEEVRERLFRLGASALTDPELLSVLLVPGTRAKHLAEELVSGRGGLKALLHMDPLHLCARSRLGPVRAAQVLAALEFGRRAQRATERRPRLRTPREIHTYLAPSLGALRREVFHVLCFNPRNVLLADVRVAEGTMDTCLVDPREVYAAALHLRASALVFAHNHPSGDPEPSAQDVSLTVQLAEAGQLLGIKVLDHLVLGDGAYVSLLERGLLPGGEGCSRWDTAGGPG
- a CDS encoding NAD-dependent protein deacetylase; protein product: MSALPVPPSPASAPSEVEALVHLMRGRRTAVLTGAGCSTESGIPDYRGPGTRARARNPIQHREFLDRAEVRARYWARSLLGWPRFSSAQPNAAHQALASLERSGHVQGLITQNVDRLHHAAGSARVIELHGALADVRCLSCRVLEPRASLQQRLLALNPGFLEHVVEFRPDGDADLSSEALHAFQVADCLHCDGPLKPDVVFFGDNVPRPTVEAAFALLEEADVLLVVGSSLAIFSGYRFVTRAAERRMPIALVNIGECRGAALANVVLEARAGEVLPLLAERLSQD
- a CDS encoding 2-keto-4-pentenoate hydratase, which encodes MPMTNHPELARVLDRARLEAQSIPPLTRSLPDLTLKDAYAIQAEGIRLRQERGERVIGLKMGLTSEAKRKQMNLDSPVYGVLTQAMQVPAGGVFRLQGFIHPKIEPEVAFRTSRELRGRISREEALEACESVFAAMEILDSRYLDFKYFSLPDVVADNSSSSMFVLGTLERPLRELVLAQLGMSLEVNGAPVQSALSSAISGDPLLSVVQLCELLAERGEALPAGSIVLAGAATAAHMLHPGDEVRLTVEGLGSVSVSVTR
- a CDS encoding aldehyde dehydrogenase; its protein translation is MQKVLNYIGGELVPPTSQQWLDKPEPATAELYAHVPDSDETDVQRAVEAATKAFPAWSAMPAVERARLLRRMASTIQARMEAFARAESIDTGKPLAVATSVDIPRSILNLEFFADAVTQFSSEAHATDAVALNYTLRAPLGVVGCISPWNLPLYLFTWKIAPALAIGNCVVAKPSEVTPMTAFLLAQVCQEVGLPPGVLNIVHGLGAKVGAALSRHPDIAALSFTGSTRTGAEIARTAAPLFKKLSLEMGGKNPNVVFADCDFEEALATTVRSSFSNQGQICLCGPRIFVQAPIYERFKEALVARTRALKVGDPLEPGTEQGALVSQQHFEKVMGYIDLSVQEGGRLLTGGRRAKLEGRCRNGWFVEPTLVEGLGPECRTNQEEIFGPVASLIPFEHEEEVLAWANATRYGLAASVWTKDLSRAHRFAAKLHSGIVWVNCWMLRDLRTPFGGVKDSGVGREGGHEVLRFFTEPKNVCVKL
- a CDS encoding RidA family protein, whose protein sequence is MSQDERIESKRAPEPVGLYPHARRVGNLLFLSGVGPRERGTKKIPGVELDGEGNIVSYDIEAQCHSVFRNVRYILEEAGSSWDRLVDVTVYLTNMKADFPTYNRLWAEYFQGNPPCRTTLEINRLPTPIAIELKCIATLGD